The following are encoded together in the Myxocyprinus asiaticus isolate MX2 ecotype Aquarium Trade chromosome 7, UBuf_Myxa_2, whole genome shotgun sequence genome:
- the LOC127444068 gene encoding uncharacterized protein LOC127444068 translates to MVLLSSAISVAMAALIRTARDESVHFPETVDEPVHFPVAVNESIQFPKPVQFPVAVNESIQFPKPVKFPVAVDEPVQAPLSSQVFSSSQAGLANQVIKPSQAAKPLHQAKSSHQIKPPRQVVIPSLTITPNLATMPSHTNTSSDVIKSFLQVKLSLPCQVISPIQTVKPSQAAKSYQAKSSCQAKLLHKPNITSNQATMQVKLIPSRQVVTSSQVVTVTPSQFISPIQTIPPNQAAKPSQAAKPSQAAKST, encoded by the coding sequence gtgctgctcagcagtgCAATCAGCGTTGCCATGGCAGCGCTGATTCGCACTGCTCGTGATGAGTCTGTCCACTTCCCTGAgactgtcgacgagcctgtccattTCCCTGTGGCTGTCAACGAGTCCATCCAGTTCCctaagcctgtccagttccctgtggctgtcaacGAGTCCATCCAGTTCCCTAAACCTGTcaagttccctgtggctgtcgacgagcctgttcaAGCACCCCTGTCCAGTCAAGTCTTCTCGTCAAGTCAAGCTGGCCTGGCAAATCAAGTCATCAAGCCAAGTCAAGCTGCCAAGCCATTACACCAAGCCAAATCATCACACCAAATCAAGCCACCACGCCAAGTTGTTATACCAAGTCTGACCATCACACCAAATCTAGCCACTATGCCAAGTCATACCAACACGTCAAGTGATGTCATCAAGTCGTTTCTTCAAGTCAAATTGTCACTGCCATGCCAAGTCATCTCACCTATTCAGACTGTCAAACCAAGTCAAGCAGCCAAGTCTTATCAAGCCAAGTCAAGCTGCCAAGCCAAGCTATTACACAAGCCCAACATCACATCAAATCAAGCCACCATGCAAGTCAAACTCATACCATCAAGACAAGTCGTCACTTCAAGTCAAGTTGTCACTGTCACACCCAGTCAGTTCATCTCACCAATTCAAACCATCCCACCAAATCAAGCCGCCAAGCCTAGTCAAGCTGCCAAACCAAGCCAAGCAGCCAAGTCTACTTAA